One Bradyrhizobium sp. ISRA464 genomic window carries:
- a CDS encoding IS630 family transposase (programmed frameshift): protein MGQPIAVRTDFAAVELRRLARRAKDSDQVRRLLAIAAVLDGASRAEAAKVGGMDRQTLRDWVIRFNEQGPDGLINVPAPGAPAKLNTEHRAFLARIVDEGPTSPIHGVVRWRACDLIMRLHEEFGISVSDDTVYRALKDLGFSHVSARPRAYRQDPEAIEAFKKNSTLAWRKSAAALRRNTPVEVWFQDEMRVGQKNKLTYRWARKGSRPRAAHDQRTQSTYLFGAVCPELGTGAALVLPFCNSEAMQLHLNEIASKVSPGAHAIVILDQAGWHGAKELKIPHNISLMPLPPRSPELNSQENIWQFMRQNWLSNRVFKSYDDIVDHCCYAWNTLIDQPWKIMSIALRD, encoded by the exons ATGGGCCAGCCGATTGCGGTTCGAACGGATTTTGCAGCGGTTGAGCTGCGCCGGCTGGCGCGGCGGGCGAAGGACAGCGATCAGGTCCGGCGCCTTCTGGCGATCGCTGCGGTGCTCGATGGCGCATCGCGGGCGGAGGCCGCCAAGGTCGGCGGGATGGACCGGCAGACGCTTCGCGACTGGGTGATCAGATTCAACGAGCAAGGGCCTGATGGTCTGATCAATGTTCCCGCGCCAGGTGCGCCGGCGAAGCTCAACACGGAGCACCGGGCGTTTCTGGCGCGGATCGTGGACGAAGGGCCGACCTCGCCCATCCATGGCGTGGTGCGCTGGCGGGCCTGTGACCTGATCATGCGGCTGCATGAGGAGTTCGGCATCTCGGTGTCAGACGATACGGTCTATCGAGCCCTCAAGGACCTCGGTTTCTCACACGTCAGCGCGCGGCCGAGAGCGTACAGGCAGGATCCCGAGGCGATCGAGGCATTTAAAAAAAATTCCACGCTCGCGTGGAGGAAATCCGCCGCAGCCTTGCGCCGGA ACACGCCGGTAGAGGTGTGGTTTCAGGATGAGATGCGGGTGGGGCAGAAGAACAAGCTCACCTATCGCTGGGCTAGAAAGGGATCGCGGCCGCGGGCCGCACACGACCAGCGCACGCAATCGACCTACCTGTTCGGTGCCGTGTGCCCGGAGCTCGGAACCGGCGCGGCACTGGTTCTGCCCTTCTGCAACAGCGAGGCCATGCAGCTTCATCTCAACGAAATCGCAAGCAAGGTCAGCCCTGGCGCCCACGCCATCGTCATCCTCGATCAGGCCGGGTGGCACGGAGCGAAGGAGCTGAAGATCCCGCACAACATCTCGCTGATGCCGTTGCCGCCGCGTTCGCCCGAGCTGAACAGCCAGGAGAATATCTGGCAGTTCATGCGCCAAAATTGGCTGTCAAACCGCGTCTTCAAATCCTATGACGACATCGTCGATCACTGCTGTTACGCCTGGAACACTCTCATCGATCAGCCGTGGAAGATCATGTCAATCGCGCTCCGCGATTGA
- a CDS encoding glycosyltransferase family 4 protein has translation MDDILALPKLAETLTNAQFVAVDCQTQQCAAIWGTLDMPSPLQNGPMTAILVTQHYSPDDTSTAIFLTAIAEEIARDIEVVVISGTDGSRLGGNPAVFEVPTWTTPKAALVRRTLAMLWFCIAAFALVLWRARPNTPVFVVTTPFLLPYFVVLAARLRGAPSALIVYDLYPESLIASGITTENSLVVRFVRRMNHWLFKTLDAIVTIGRDMEKHIAPQCVSPAARIHYIPHWSTLPPRERAIDPNNLFRKEYSDKLLVGLSGNLGFTHDPETVFKAAENLADDTSVHFILSGWGVGWKRLVAYQRKTSLPNVTLVERVPEDQLDQFLAAADAWIIPYRRNMSGISVPSRLYNLLAIGRPVIALTEADSELALMLTGHDAGWVVEPENASALARAIATAARRPSELAAKRRNAVTALTERFTRASAGTAYRTLAHRLRASRVAS, from the coding sequence TTGGATGACATTCTGGCTCTTCCGAAGCTTGCCGAGACCTTGACAAACGCTCAATTCGTTGCAGTTGATTGCCAAACCCAACAGTGCGCGGCGATTTGGGGCACACTAGATATGCCGAGCCCACTTCAAAACGGACCTATGACTGCGATTCTGGTGACACAACACTACAGTCCCGACGATACGTCGACTGCGATCTTCTTGACGGCCATTGCCGAAGAAATTGCGCGCGACATCGAGGTCGTAGTCATTTCAGGAACTGATGGCTCCCGGCTTGGGGGAAATCCCGCGGTTTTTGAAGTGCCCACCTGGACTACGCCAAAGGCCGCGCTCGTGCGCCGAACATTGGCGATGCTCTGGTTCTGCATCGCCGCTTTCGCGTTGGTGCTGTGGCGGGCAAGACCAAACACACCTGTGTTCGTTGTTACAACTCCCTTTCTTCTGCCCTACTTCGTGGTCCTCGCCGCTCGCCTTCGCGGTGCTCCGTCTGCATTGATCGTTTACGATCTATATCCCGAATCATTGATCGCGAGCGGAATTACGACTGAAAACTCGCTGGTAGTGCGTTTCGTGCGGCGGATGAATCATTGGCTGTTCAAGACGCTGGATGCGATCGTCACTATTGGGCGAGATATGGAAAAGCACATCGCACCGCAATGTGTGTCTCCGGCGGCTCGAATTCACTATATTCCACATTGGTCAACGCTGCCGCCGCGTGAACGAGCAATTGATCCAAACAACCTCTTCCGAAAGGAATACTCTGACAAGCTTCTCGTCGGACTTTCCGGCAACCTTGGATTCACGCATGATCCTGAAACCGTATTCAAAGCGGCCGAGAATCTAGCGGACGACACATCGGTTCACTTCATCTTGTCAGGTTGGGGGGTAGGCTGGAAGCGGCTCGTGGCGTATCAGAGGAAAACGTCTCTCCCCAATGTAACGCTGGTTGAACGGGTCCCCGAAGACCAACTCGACCAATTTCTCGCTGCGGCTGATGCATGGATCATTCCTTATCGCCGCAATATGTCAGGCATCTCGGTTCCAAGCCGGTTGTACAATTTGCTGGCTATTGGCCGCCCCGTCATCGCGCTGACGGAAGCCGACTCCGAACTAGCTCTCATGCTCACCGGCCACGACGCCGGATGGGTCGTGGAGCCGGAGAACGCATCCGCACTTGCACGCGCAATTGCCACTGCAGCGAGACGCCCCAGCGAGCTCGCCGCAAAACGCAGAAATGCGGTAACAGCCCTTACAGAAAGGTTTACGCGCGCTTCCGCGGGCACAGCGTACCGGACACTTGCGCACCGCTTGCGCGCATCACGCGTCGCCTCGTGA
- a CDS encoding CoA transferase — MPFPRASQALSRFTVLDLTRVRSGPTCVRQLADWGANVIKIDALLEDGGEQPGGPRGGSDFQNLHRNKRAMTLNLKDPKGLEVFKRLAEQADVVVENFRPDVKFKLGIDYESIRKINPRIVYGSISGFGQDGPYHKRPGFDQIAQGMGGLMSVTGAPGGGPMRVGIPVADLTAGLFCAIGILTALLERDVSGEGQWVQTSLLQAQIFMLDFQAARWLMEQEVAKQAGNNHPTSIPTGVFKTSDGYINIATTGGRIWERCAQAIGAPELITDADYATAPARSKNRDALNAKINTLTEKKSTETWVRELNEAGVPCGPIYSIDQMFEDAQVKHLGIAQHVPNDENRHIQLVGQPVTLSRTPSKMAARPPEFGEQTEELLAEFGFGKDEIAELRQRKVV, encoded by the coding sequence ATGCCCTTTCCTCGCGCGTCCCAAGCCCTGTCCCGCTTCACCGTACTGGATCTGACCCGCGTTCGTTCGGGGCCGACCTGCGTGCGTCAGCTCGCAGATTGGGGCGCCAATGTGATCAAGATCGATGCCCTGCTGGAAGACGGCGGCGAGCAGCCGGGAGGTCCGCGCGGCGGATCCGACTTCCAGAACCTCCACCGTAACAAGCGCGCGATGACCCTCAACTTGAAGGATCCGAAGGGGCTCGAGGTGTTCAAACGACTGGCCGAACAGGCCGACGTCGTGGTCGAGAACTTCCGGCCGGACGTCAAGTTCAAGCTCGGCATCGACTATGAGAGCATCCGCAAGATCAATCCCCGCATCGTCTATGGTAGCATCTCCGGGTTCGGACAGGATGGCCCCTATCACAAGCGCCCCGGCTTCGATCAGATCGCGCAGGGCATGGGCGGCTTGATGTCGGTCACGGGCGCGCCCGGCGGCGGCCCGATGCGGGTCGGCATCCCGGTGGCGGACCTGACCGCCGGGCTGTTCTGCGCGATCGGCATCCTCACTGCGCTGCTCGAGCGGGACGTGTCCGGCGAAGGCCAGTGGGTCCAGACCTCGCTGCTGCAGGCCCAGATCTTCATGCTGGATTTCCAGGCCGCGCGCTGGCTGATGGAACAGGAAGTGGCCAAGCAGGCCGGCAACAACCATCCGACCTCGATCCCGACCGGCGTGTTCAAGACCTCCGACGGCTACATCAACATCGCCACCACCGGCGGCCGGATCTGGGAGCGCTGCGCCCAGGCGATCGGCGCGCCGGAGCTGATCACCGATGCCGATTACGCGACCGCGCCGGCGCGGTCCAAGAACCGCGATGCCTTGAACGCGAAGATCAACACGCTGACCGAGAAGAAATCGACCGAGACCTGGGTCCGCGAACTCAACGAGGCCGGCGTGCCCTGCGGGCCGATCTATTCGATCGACCAGATGTTCGAGGACGCCCAGGTCAAGCATCTCGGCATCGCGCAGCACGTGCCCAATGACGAGAACCGGCACATTCAGCTCGTCGGACAACCCGTGACGCTGTCGCGGACGCCGAGCAAGATGGCGGCGCGGCCGCCGGAGTTCGGCGAGCAGACCGAGGAATTGCTGGCCGAGTTCGGCTTCGGCAAGGACGAGATCGCCGAGCTCAGGCAGCGCAAGGTCGTCTGA
- a CDS encoding oligosaccharide flippase family protein produces MAFEKGPSDLLGNSAWNAIAFAVAVLLNLAILPFVILRLGLAAFGVAGLVTACVAPALMFSNALGLSTARELAQRLAPSDRDEARRFFATALTLAIVAGGLIAVLLGLAGAPLARLGFHLGGPAADDLGLAFALAGAGWLLQCLFAVLLSLFTARQDYRRIASISITGTLVTTMSMLLLIPLAPRPSTFLGCQTLGFATNFLMAVGWSRRTIRGWLARPALDRDALRALVRLGGWQLAAQSGALFAVQADRYLLGALLQPQFVGFYSVAQRLEEAVYIGVLKIGEILFPFFSTLQREAEDRKVDLLLRSSWILNVLAASALGGLIPVAGALLYRWTGAEVAAEAQLVLVVLSISGILGSSANVFAFYLLSQGRSGSNALISLVTGAFTLATSAIVLPHFGWQAAGWSTCVGMIAQMVTTIFLLRRTFKLADIWSRVVHFVLAPLGAGIVTALALRAQLGHASFDHPPSWWYVVSLYVVSAAVIFVAAVAASQLGPYSAVCWRDLGAIVARLLHFKAS; encoded by the coding sequence ATGGCGTTTGAAAAAGGTCCGTCGGATCTGCTCGGGAACTCGGCATGGAATGCGATCGCCTTCGCGGTCGCGGTGCTGCTCAACTTGGCGATCCTGCCGTTCGTGATCTTACGTCTCGGCCTCGCCGCGTTCGGTGTCGCGGGTCTGGTGACGGCCTGCGTCGCACCGGCGCTGATGTTCAGCAATGCACTTGGCCTGTCGACGGCGCGCGAGCTCGCGCAAAGGCTCGCGCCGTCCGATCGCGACGAGGCCCGGCGCTTCTTCGCGACCGCGCTGACGCTTGCCATCGTCGCGGGCGGCCTGATCGCGGTGCTGCTCGGCCTTGCCGGAGCACCGCTCGCGCGACTGGGATTTCATTTGGGCGGGCCGGCGGCCGACGACCTTGGGCTTGCCTTTGCGTTGGCCGGCGCCGGTTGGCTGCTCCAGTGCCTGTTCGCGGTCTTGCTTTCCCTGTTCACGGCGCGACAAGACTATCGGCGGATCGCGTCGATCAGCATCACGGGCACCCTGGTGACGACGATGTCGATGCTGCTGCTGATCCCGCTGGCGCCGCGTCCCTCAACGTTCCTCGGTTGCCAGACGTTGGGCTTCGCGACGAATTTTCTGATGGCTGTCGGCTGGTCGCGGCGCACGATCCGAGGGTGGCTCGCGCGACCTGCGCTCGATCGCGACGCACTCCGCGCGCTTGTCAGGCTTGGCGGTTGGCAACTCGCGGCGCAAAGCGGCGCATTGTTTGCCGTGCAGGCGGATCGCTACCTGCTCGGAGCGCTGCTGCAGCCGCAGTTCGTCGGATTCTACAGTGTCGCGCAGCGGCTGGAGGAGGCGGTCTATATCGGTGTGCTGAAGATCGGCGAGATCCTCTTTCCGTTCTTCAGCACGCTGCAGAGGGAGGCCGAGGACCGCAAGGTCGACCTCCTGCTGCGCTCGTCTTGGATCCTCAACGTGCTCGCCGCGAGCGCGCTGGGTGGTCTCATTCCCGTCGCCGGAGCGCTGCTGTATCGATGGACCGGCGCCGAGGTGGCCGCCGAAGCCCAACTGGTGCTGGTGGTGCTCTCAATCAGCGGAATATTGGGGTCGAGCGCCAACGTGTTTGCATTCTATCTGCTGTCGCAGGGGCGATCCGGTTCCAACGCGTTGATCTCGCTGGTTACGGGAGCCTTCACGCTGGCGACCAGCGCGATTGTGTTGCCGCATTTCGGTTGGCAGGCGGCTGGTTGGAGCACCTGTGTCGGCATGATCGCGCAGATGGTCACCACGATCTTCCTGTTGCGGCGGACTTTCAAGCTTGCGGACATATGGTCGCGCGTGGTCCATTTCGTCCTGGCACCGCTCGGCGCCGGGATCGTCACTGCGCTGGCGCTGCGTGCGCAGCTCGGGCATGCATCATTCGACCACCCGCCGTCATGGTGGTATGTGGTGTCGCTCTACGTGGTATCGGCGGCGGTGATCTTTGTCGCCGCCGTCGCTGCATCGCAACTTGGCCCCTATAGTGCGGTCTGCTGGCGGGATCTTGGCGCCATCGTGGCTCGCCTCCTGCACTTTAAGGCCAGCTAG
- the asnB gene encoding asparagine synthase (glutamine-hydrolyzing) — translation MCGITGIVNLRGDPVQPAELSQLTSLIAHRGPFGEGGWFNAKRNLAFGHRRLAIIDPGEGGYQPMVSGDRRHVIVYNGEIYNFLELRRELEARGAVFRSQSDTEVILAAWQAWGEDMLPRFNGMWALAIYDTTTDELFLARDRFGIKPLLYALSSERFVFASEQRALARSGLVEASIDTDVARRLLLDPFGIEGSERTLFRQLRRLQAGHFMWLRQGRIELRRWWRTVDHLPEIPTSEAERVARFRELFQDSVALRMRSDVPIGTCLSGGFDSSAVICAMASHEKAGMGPRDSTAWRHAFVATFPGAINDERPMAEEAAAWAEVTPTFLEIGRCDALTDLDRILDDNDDVYIGLPSAAWLIYRELRRQNVTVSLDGHGADELMGAYLQEGQSAAFRIRNAAAALTSRLPLAQRGVDVLRAQMIRRQGHYFLRGGLSNIPAPLPLVAEDDELPREWGALNRRLYRMFHSTTLPTILRNFDRLSMAHGIEVRMPFMDWRLVTYTMALPETSKAADGYTKVVARQAMANLMPESIRTARRKVGFNSPMPEWLNGPLSGWTTDLLDRDVPTFAAIVDEAPLRQTVDRLTAAQSWDWETVGRIWPYLNMKWMLARYA, via the coding sequence ATGTGTGGTATCACCGGCATCGTCAATCTGCGCGGCGACCCCGTGCAGCCCGCCGAGCTCTCGCAGCTGACAAGCTTGATCGCGCATCGCGGCCCGTTCGGCGAGGGGGGCTGGTTCAATGCAAAGCGAAACCTCGCTTTCGGTCACCGCCGGCTCGCGATCATCGATCCGGGTGAGGGTGGCTATCAACCGATGGTGTCCGGTGATCGCCGCCACGTGATCGTCTACAACGGCGAGATCTATAACTTCCTCGAATTGCGCCGCGAGCTCGAGGCGAGGGGCGCAGTCTTCCGCAGTCAGTCCGATACCGAAGTGATCCTTGCCGCCTGGCAGGCATGGGGGGAGGACATGCTCCCGCGCTTCAACGGCATGTGGGCGCTCGCGATCTACGACACGACCACGGACGAATTGTTCCTGGCGCGCGACCGCTTCGGCATCAAGCCGCTGCTGTATGCACTGTCGTCCGAGCGCTTCGTGTTCGCGTCCGAGCAGCGGGCGCTGGCGCGCAGCGGCCTGGTCGAGGCGTCGATCGATACCGACGTGGCGCGGCGGTTGCTGCTCGATCCGTTCGGGATCGAAGGCAGCGAGCGGACCTTGTTTCGCCAATTGCGCCGCCTGCAGGCCGGCCACTTCATGTGGTTGCGGCAAGGGCGCATCGAGCTGCGCCGCTGGTGGCGCACCGTGGATCATCTGCCTGAGATACCGACCAGCGAAGCCGAACGCGTGGCGCGCTTTCGCGAGCTGTTTCAGGATTCCGTGGCCTTGCGCATGCGCAGTGACGTTCCTATCGGGACGTGCCTGTCCGGCGGATTCGATTCCTCGGCGGTGATCTGCGCCATGGCGTCGCACGAGAAGGCGGGGATGGGGCCGCGTGACAGCACCGCCTGGCGCCACGCCTTCGTCGCGACATTTCCGGGCGCGATCAACGACGAGCGGCCGATGGCCGAGGAAGCGGCCGCATGGGCCGAGGTTACGCCGACCTTCCTCGAGATCGGGCGGTGCGATGCGCTCACCGACCTCGACCGGATCCTCGACGACAATGACGATGTCTACATCGGGTTGCCGAGCGCAGCATGGCTGATCTATCGCGAGCTCCGGCGCCAGAACGTCACGGTGTCGCTCGACGGCCATGGGGCGGATGAATTGATGGGGGCCTACCTGCAGGAGGGCCAATCCGCCGCCTTCCGAATCCGGAACGCGGCGGCCGCGCTCACCTCGCGATTGCCGCTGGCGCAGCGCGGTGTCGATGTCCTGCGTGCGCAGATGATCAGGCGCCAGGGGCACTATTTCCTGCGTGGCGGCCTGTCGAACATTCCCGCGCCACTTCCGCTGGTGGCTGAGGATGACGAACTGCCGCGCGAATGGGGTGCCTTGAATCGCCGGCTCTACCGCATGTTCCACTCGACCACGCTGCCCACCATCCTGCGCAACTTCGACCGGCTCTCGATGGCTCACGGGATCGAGGTGCGAATGCCGTTCATGGACTGGCGGCTGGTGACCTACACGATGGCGTTGCCGGAAACGAGCAAGGCGGCGGATGGCTATACCAAGGTGGTGGCGCGGCAGGCGATGGCGAACCTGATGCCGGAGAGCATCCGTACGGCGCGCCGCAAGGTCGGTTTCAACTCGCCGATGCCGGAATGGCTGAACGGGCCATTATCCGGCTGGACTACGGATTTGCTCGATCGCGACGTTCCGACGTTTGCCGCAATCGTCGACGAAGCGCCGCTTCGCCAGACGGTCGACCGCTTGACCGCAGCGCAAAGTTGGGATTGGGAGACGGTCGGCCGGATCTGGCCGTATCTTAACATGAAATGGATGTTGGCCAGGTACGCGTAA
- a CDS encoding glycosyltransferase produces the protein MRLFQNSGLYPSYLPRLNELARHASRFEARREVFLQNRFGAPHILKPVLDGAPDAFFTNGDDEVLQRQWARAQGMPGTPPLEAILLAQIEHHGTEVFYNLDPVRYPSAFVAKLPGCVKTTLCWRAAPSGNADLTAYGAVLGNFPSILESWRGKGCRAELFFPAVDPVMEQYGHGERPIDVAFVGGYSRHHSARGRILEQVAGLAGDHDLVFCLDASRLTRLAEGTIGRLLPLGKHRRPDAIAGIARPPVFGRDLYALFGSAKIVLNGAIDMAGTDRGNMRCFEAMGCGALLLSDAGRYPDGMDPGQTIAIYETGDDCLTQIENCLRDWDEMKTRAERGRRVVGDLYGKERQWALFEKLLERL, from the coding sequence ATGCGTTTGTTTCAGAATAGCGGCCTTTACCCATCCTATCTACCGCGCCTCAACGAGCTCGCGCGGCACGCGTCGCGCTTCGAGGCGCGACGTGAGGTGTTCCTGCAGAATCGCTTCGGCGCGCCGCACATCCTCAAACCGGTGCTGGATGGTGCACCCGACGCCTTCTTCACCAATGGCGACGATGAGGTGCTGCAGCGCCAGTGGGCGCGTGCGCAGGGGATGCCCGGGACGCCGCCGCTCGAGGCGATCCTGCTCGCGCAGATCGAGCACCACGGAACCGAGGTGTTCTATAATCTCGATCCGGTGCGCTATCCGAGCGCGTTCGTCGCCAAGCTTCCCGGCTGCGTGAAGACCACGCTCTGCTGGCGCGCTGCGCCATCGGGCAACGCCGACCTGACTGCTTATGGCGCGGTGCTGGGAAATTTTCCCTCTATCCTGGAGTCGTGGCGCGGCAAGGGATGCCGGGCCGAGCTGTTCTTCCCTGCGGTCGATCCAGTGATGGAGCAATACGGCCATGGCGAGCGGCCGATCGACGTGGCGTTCGTCGGCGGATATTCGCGGCATCACAGCGCGCGGGGCCGGATCCTCGAGCAGGTGGCGGGTCTGGCGGGAGATCATGACCTCGTGTTCTGCCTCGACGCGTCACGGCTGACGCGCCTTGCCGAAGGCACGATCGGCCGATTGTTGCCATTGGGGAAGCACCGGCGCCCCGATGCCATCGCCGGCATCGCGCGACCGCCGGTGTTCGGCCGGGATCTCTATGCACTGTTCGGCTCGGCGAAGATCGTGCTCAACGGTGCGATCGACATGGCAGGCACCGATCGCGGCAATATGCGCTGCTTCGAGGCCATGGGGTGTGGAGCGTTGCTGCTGTCGGATGCGGGCAGGTATCCGGACGGGATGGACCCTGGGCAGACGATCGCGATCTACGAGACAGGCGATGACTGCCTGACCCAGATCGAGAATTGCCTGCGCGACTGGGACGAAATGAAGACGAGAGCCGAGCGGGGACGGCGAGTGGTCGGAGATTTGTATGGCAAAGAGCGCCAGTGGGCTCTATTTGAAAAGCTCTTGGAGCGCCTCTAG
- a CDS encoding methyltransferase domain-containing protein, translating to MLDAGSTLNHDYILGRHPLRKADLTITTLAPEKRCYWYQGYSYVFGDFRKTRFEDGVFDTIISISTLEHVGLDNTMLYTNDPAKSEANKHGFVDAMREFRRIIAPGGRCLITVPYGRYENFDWFQVFDRGMIQTLIDAFAPSSFELEFFGYGKAGWRRASEADVANATAFDPHSGRGRLDDRAGCARAIACIELIR from the coding sequence ATGCTCGATGCGGGTTCGACGCTGAATCATGACTACATTCTTGGCCGGCATCCGCTGCGCAAAGCAGATCTGACCATCACGACGTTGGCGCCGGAAAAGCGGTGCTATTGGTATCAGGGCTATTCCTATGTCTTCGGGGATTTTCGCAAGACGAGGTTCGAAGATGGTGTCTTCGACACCATCATCAGCATATCGACCCTGGAGCATGTCGGGCTGGACAACACGATGCTCTACACCAACGATCCGGCGAAATCAGAAGCCAACAAGCATGGCTTTGTCGATGCGATGCGCGAGTTCCGACGTATCATCGCTCCCGGCGGACGTTGCCTGATCACCGTGCCATATGGGCGGTATGAGAATTTCGACTGGTTTCAGGTCTTTGACCGGGGGATGATCCAGACCTTGATCGATGCATTTGCGCCGTCGTCCTTTGAGCTGGAATTCTTCGGCTATGGGAAGGCGGGCTGGCGGCGGGCATCGGAGGCCGATGTTGCCAACGCGACCGCATTTGACCCGCATAGCGGACGCGGCCGGCTCGACGACAGGGCTGGTTGCGCGCGCGCCATTGCCTGCATCGAGTTGATCAGATGA
- a CDS encoding acyltransferase, translated as MNLDYWLQRMLGRATCRLGAHARLMPTARIRNIRGDRDCIVIGAHSIIRGELLTFAHGGRIEIGSWCYVGENSRIWSAGSVRIGDRVLIAHDVNVFDNLTHPVDHVARHRQIQEMFNKGHPHQLDLDERPVMINDDAWIGAGAFLMRGVQIGARAVVAAGSVVTGDVADDTVVAGNPARLVRSILET; from the coding sequence ATGAATCTCGACTACTGGCTGCAGCGGATGCTGGGGCGCGCGACCTGTCGCCTTGGGGCGCATGCCAGGCTGATGCCGACGGCACGCATCCGCAATATTCGCGGTGACCGCGACTGCATCGTCATTGGCGCGCACAGCATTATCCGCGGCGAGCTTTTGACGTTCGCCCATGGTGGGCGGATCGAAATCGGGTCGTGGTGTTATGTCGGGGAGAATTCGCGGATCTGGTCGGCCGGATCGGTGCGGATTGGAGACAGGGTGCTGATCGCGCATGATGTGAACGTCTTCGACAATCTGACCCATCCGGTGGACCATGTGGCGCGTCACCGGCAGATTCAGGAGATGTTTAACAAGGGCCATCCCCATCAATTGGACCTTGATGAGCGTCCTGTCATGATCAACGACGATGCCTGGATCGGGGCCGGCGCTTTCCTGATGCGAGGCGTTCAGATCGGCGCCCGCGCGGTTGTGGCCGCTGGCTCGGTTGTCACGGGGGATGTCGCGGACGACACAGTCGTCGCCGGAAACCCCGCGCGTCTGGTAAGGTCGATCCTTGAAACATAG
- a CDS encoding NAD(P)-dependent oxidoreductase, whose amino-acid sequence MITWVTGANGFIGRYLVRELAAAGHAVHGIGHGALDEAEARRLGLLTWINGEIDAANLNALAAAHGLPARVFHLAGGSSVGLSIERPFEDFSRTVASTARLLEWLRGSAPDCALIAASSAAVYGANHAGPIPENATPAPMSPYGQHKLMMEQLCQSYARSFGLQCSVVRLFSVYGPNLRKQLIWDICSRLRAKVPSLNLSGTGQEIRDWTDVRDVVRLLAVVAEPSLPGVFRVVNGGSGRGTSVADIADDLIKRWNGCTIVRYTGIARPGDPDSLLANDEKLRSIGFSWKIPLDQGLGDYVTWFNRQML is encoded by the coding sequence ATGATCACCTGGGTCACAGGCGCGAACGGGTTCATCGGCCGCTATCTCGTTCGGGAACTGGCGGCAGCGGGTCATGCGGTCCATGGCATAGGTCATGGCGCACTTGACGAAGCGGAAGCGCGCCGCCTGGGCCTGCTAACCTGGATCAACGGCGAGATCGATGCGGCCAATCTGAACGCGCTTGCGGCCGCACACGGGCTGCCTGCGCGGGTCTTTCATCTCGCTGGCGGATCGTCCGTCGGCCTGTCGATCGAGCGGCCCTTTGAGGATTTTTCCCGCACCGTCGCAAGCACCGCTCGGCTGCTAGAATGGCTGCGCGGGTCGGCACCGGACTGCGCGTTGATCGCGGCCTCGAGCGCGGCCGTCTATGGCGCCAACCACGCCGGTCCGATTCCTGAAAACGCCACTCCGGCGCCGATGTCGCCCTATGGTCAGCACAAGTTGATGATGGAACAATTGTGCCAGAGCTACGCACGATCGTTCGGTCTCCAATGCTCCGTCGTGCGGCTGTTCTCGGTCTACGGACCGAACCTGCGTAAGCAGTTGATCTGGGACATATGCTCTAGGTTGAGAGCAAAAGTCCCGTCGCTCAATCTCAGCGGAACCGGCCAGGAGATACGAGATTGGACTGACGTCCGCGACGTTGTCCGATTGTTGGCAGTCGTTGCGGAGCCATCGCTGCCGGGCGTTTTTCGTGTTGTTAATGGCGGCTCAGGCCGAGGCACGAGTGTGGCCGATATCGCGGACGACTTGATTAAGCGGTGGAACGGTTGCACTATCGTGAGATATACGGGGATCGCGCGACCTGGCGACCCCGACAGCTTGCTTGCCAACGACGAGAAGCTGAGATCAATAGGATTCAGTTGGAAAATTCCGCTCGACCAGGGTCTCGGCGACTACGTGACTTGGTTCAACCGGCAGATGCTATGA